In Leucobacter sp. CX169, a single genomic region encodes these proteins:
- a CDS encoding BMP family protein: MNASIRRRAVAALATAGIAGIILAGCSAPPETGGGDAGAEGSDFLACAVSDEGSWNDKSFNEAAYGGMLQAEKELGIKISDAESHTPEDFEPNLTAMVDAGCDVIFGVGFNLVDPLHAAAKANPESNFVTIDGFLADDTITNLKPVMYDTVQSSYLAGYVSAAYSTTKIVGTYGGMNIPAVTDFMVGFYNGAKAYEADTGELVTVVGFDPANPDAGDYVGDFQNKETAKSISVGQIEQGADVILPVAGGLFSATSEAINESGKPVVMLGVDKNVAETSPEYADQILTSIEKLMTQAVYDVIEETMQDGFNAEAYIGTLENDGTRISPFGVFDDKISAEIKTKLDELKAGIIDGSIDPKVTP; encoded by the coding sequence GTGAACGCATCGATTCGTCGACGCGCCGTAGCGGCGCTCGCCACCGCCGGCATTGCCGGCATCATTCTTGCCGGTTGTTCGGCCCCGCCCGAGACCGGCGGCGGCGATGCCGGCGCAGAGGGCTCCGACTTCCTCGCCTGCGCCGTCTCGGACGAGGGCAGCTGGAACGATAAGTCCTTCAACGAGGCCGCATACGGCGGAATGCTCCAGGCCGAGAAGGAACTCGGCATCAAGATTTCCGATGCAGAGTCGCACACCCCCGAGGATTTCGAGCCGAACCTGACCGCCATGGTTGACGCTGGCTGCGACGTCATCTTCGGTGTTGGCTTCAACCTCGTCGACCCGCTGCACGCGGCGGCGAAGGCGAACCCCGAGTCGAACTTCGTCACGATCGACGGCTTCCTCGCCGACGACACGATCACGAACCTCAAGCCCGTCATGTACGACACGGTGCAGTCGAGCTACCTCGCGGGCTACGTCTCGGCCGCGTACAGCACCACCAAGATCGTTGGCACCTACGGCGGCATGAACATCCCCGCCGTGACCGACTTCATGGTCGGCTTCTACAACGGCGCAAAGGCGTACGAGGCAGACACCGGCGAGCTGGTGACGGTCGTCGGCTTCGACCCGGCGAACCCCGACGCGGGTGACTACGTCGGCGACTTCCAGAACAAGGAGACGGCCAAGAGCATCAGCGTAGGTCAGATCGAGCAGGGCGCTGACGTGATCCTGCCCGTCGCGGGTGGCCTGTTCTCGGCGACCAGCGAGGCAATCAACGAGTCGGGCAAGCCCGTCGTCATGCTCGGTGTCGACAAGAACGTCGCTGAGACGAGCCCCGAGTACGCCGATCAGATCTTGACCTCGATCGAGAAGCTGATGACGCAGGCGGTCTACGACGTGATCGAAGAGACGATGCAGGACGGCTTCAACGCCGAGGCCTACATCGGCACCCTCGAGAACGATGGCACCCGCATCAGCCCGTTCGGCGTCTTCGACGACAAGATCTCCGCGGAGATCAAGACGAAGCTCGACGAGCTGAAGGCCGGCATCATCGACGGGTCGATCGACCCCAAGGTGACTCCGTAA
- a CDS encoding ABC transporter ATP-binding protein: MKLELRGITKRFGTFTANDAVSLTVLPGEIHSLLGENGAGKSTLMNVLFGLYSADGGEILLDDEPVVFAGPGDAMAAGIGMVHQHFMLIPVFTVAENVILGHEPTKGPGFIDLDAAREKVREISARFGFDLDPDAKIEDLPVGAQQRVEIIKALVRDVKVLVLDEPTAVLTPQETDELMEIMRQLAASGTSIIFITHKLREVKAVADRITVMRLGKVVGQASPDASTAELAELMVGRQVDLTTAKRVATPGADRLVVKGLSLVSQTGTVLLDDVNFTIRAGEVLAVAGVQGNGQTELTETLIGLRHGAKGSVKLGGTEMLGKSVRDLIDLGIGYIPEDRSKDGLVGEFSVAENLMLNRSWGAPFVRAGSIRRGVLSAFADKAIKDFDVRTRGASAKAGRLSGGNQQKVIIARELEADPQFFVASQPTRGVDVGSIEFIHERIIGLRDAGLPVLIVSTELDEVVNLADRIAVMYQGRIVGIVPSDTPRTKLGEMMAGISA; this comes from the coding sequence ATGAAACTCGAGCTCCGCGGCATCACCAAGCGCTTCGGCACGTTCACTGCGAACGATGCGGTCAGCCTCACCGTACTGCCCGGCGAGATCCATTCGCTGCTCGGGGAGAACGGCGCGGGTAAATCGACTCTGATGAACGTGCTCTTCGGCCTGTACTCCGCAGACGGCGGCGAGATCCTGCTCGATGACGAGCCGGTCGTTTTCGCAGGCCCCGGCGACGCGATGGCCGCTGGCATCGGCATGGTCCACCAGCACTTCATGCTGATCCCCGTGTTTACCGTCGCGGAGAACGTGATTCTCGGCCACGAGCCGACGAAGGGTCCCGGCTTCATCGACCTCGACGCTGCGCGCGAGAAGGTGCGCGAGATCTCGGCACGCTTCGGCTTCGATCTCGACCCCGACGCGAAGATTGAGGATCTGCCCGTCGGCGCTCAGCAGCGCGTTGAGATCATCAAGGCGCTCGTACGCGACGTGAAGGTGCTCGTGCTCGACGAGCCGACCGCGGTGCTCACGCCCCAGGAGACCGACGAGCTGATGGAAATCATGCGCCAGCTCGCCGCGTCCGGCACCTCCATCATCTTCATTACCCACAAGCTGCGTGAGGTGAAGGCCGTCGCCGACCGCATCACCGTGATGCGCCTCGGCAAGGTCGTCGGCCAGGCCAGCCCTGACGCGTCCACCGCCGAGCTCGCCGAGCTGATGGTGGGTCGCCAGGTTGACCTCACCACCGCGAAGCGCGTGGCCACCCCCGGCGCCGACCGCCTCGTCGTCAAGGGACTGAGCCTCGTCTCGCAGACCGGTACCGTGCTGCTCGACGACGTGAACTTCACCATCCGTGCGGGCGAGGTGCTCGCGGTCGCCGGTGTGCAGGGCAACGGGCAGACCGAGCTCACCGAGACGCTGATCGGCCTCCGCCACGGCGCAAAGGGCAGCGTCAAGCTCGGCGGCACGGAGATGCTCGGCAAGTCGGTGCGCGATCTCATCGACCTGGGGATCGGATACATCCCCGAGGACCGTTCCAAGGACGGACTCGTCGGTGAGTTCTCCGTCGCCGAGAACCTCATGCTGAACCGCAGCTGGGGCGCCCCCTTCGTGCGCGCGGGCTCCATCCGGCGCGGGGTGCTCAGCGCGTTCGCGGACAAGGCGATCAAGGACTTCGACGTTCGCACTCGCGGCGCCAGCGCTAAGGCGGGGCGCCTGTCCGGCGGCAACCAGCAGAAGGTCATCATCGCGCGCGAGCTCGAGGCCGACCCGCAGTTCTTTGTCGCGTCGCAGCCCACCCGCGGCGTCGACGTTGGGTCCATCGAGTTCATTCACGAGCGCATCATCGGCCTGCGCGATGCGGGGCTGCCCGTCCTGATCGTGTCGACCGAGCTGGACGAGGTCGTCAACCTCGCCGATCGCATCGCCGTGATGTACCAAGGCCGCATCGTCGGGATTGTCCCGTCGGACACGCCACGCACCAAACTGGGAGAGATGATGGCGGGGATCTCCGCATGA
- a CDS encoding ABC transporter permease produces MSETSATPAPVAPAPVQDPVPAGTANLVLREILGSGFFRTLLAIVLGFVVGGILMAVTNQDFIDSAGYIFGRPSDALGAGWNAIVDGYTALFQGSIYNPKAKSFAGAIRPFTETLRFSAPLILAGLGIALGFRVGLFNIGGLGQMLAAIGASSYVAYALPLPGALHLIAAIVAGVLAAALWGAIAGLLKATTGAHEVIVTIMLNYIALNLVTLAMRSGILHDPTAGSNPKTPDPLESALYPLLLGPQFKLHVGFLVALAAVVLYWWLMERSALGFRLRAVGENPNAARTAGMNVPLLYVIAMGASAGFVGLAGVNQVLGSVDGVTPSIHSGIGFDGITVALLGGGGGIGILFAGLLFGAMKAGGPSMQIADVSPEVMVVVQGVIVLFIAAPPLVRAIFRLPKPVASGPIRRLFTGKKGDA; encoded by the coding sequence ATGAGTGAAACCTCGGCAACACCAGCCCCCGTGGCTCCCGCCCCCGTGCAGGATCCGGTCCCCGCAGGGACCGCGAATCTCGTGCTGCGCGAGATCCTCGGATCGGGCTTCTTCCGCACCCTGCTCGCGATCGTGCTGGGCTTCGTCGTCGGCGGCATCCTCATGGCGGTCACGAACCAGGACTTCATCGACTCGGCCGGCTACATCTTCGGCCGCCCATCGGACGCACTCGGCGCCGGCTGGAACGCCATCGTCGACGGGTACACCGCGCTCTTCCAGGGGTCGATCTACAACCCCAAGGCCAAGTCGTTCGCGGGGGCAATCCGTCCCTTCACTGAGACGCTGCGTTTCTCGGCGCCGCTCATTCTTGCAGGCCTCGGCATCGCGCTCGGCTTCCGGGTCGGCCTCTTCAACATCGGCGGTCTCGGCCAGATGCTCGCCGCGATTGGCGCGTCGTCGTACGTCGCCTACGCGCTTCCGCTGCCCGGCGCGCTGCACCTCATCGCAGCGATCGTCGCCGGCGTGCTCGCCGCGGCACTCTGGGGCGCGATCGCCGGCCTGCTCAAGGCGACGACGGGCGCGCACGAGGTCATCGTGACCATCATGCTCAACTACATCGCCTTGAACCTGGTCACCCTGGCCATGCGTTCCGGGATCCTGCACGACCCGACGGCCGGCAGCAACCCCAAGACACCCGACCCGCTCGAGTCTGCGCTCTACCCGCTGCTGCTTGGCCCCCAGTTCAAGCTGCACGTCGGCTTCCTCGTCGCGCTTGCCGCGGTCGTGCTCTACTGGTGGCTGATGGAGCGCTCGGCACTCGGCTTCCGCCTGCGCGCCGTCGGCGAAAACCCGAACGCGGCGCGCACCGCCGGCATGAACGTCCCTTTGCTTTACGTCATCGCGATGGGCGCGAGCGCCGGATTCGTGGGGCTCGCGGGCGTCAACCAGGTCCTCGGCAGCGTTGACGGCGTCACCCCCTCCATCCACTCGGGCATCGGCTTCGACGGCATCACCGTTGCGCTGCTCGGTGGCGGTGGCGGCATCGGGATCCTGTTCGCCGGTCTGCTGTTTGGCGCAATGAAGGCGGGCGGGCCCTCGATGCAGATTGCCGACGTCAGCCCGGAGGTGATGGTGGTGGTGCAGGGCGTGATCGTGTTGTTCATCGCCGCGCCGCCGCTCGTGCGCGCGATCTTCCGGCTGCCGAAGCCTGTGGCGAGTGGCCCGATCCGAAGACTCTTTACCGGGAAGAAGGGTGACGCCTGA
- a CDS encoding ABC transporter permease has product MTELKLAGVGSDTPVRRPIDWRAPITLSVVAVLGFVVFGLLGRDQTVTFSWASRGVPTFIPDWVANSQVVGFATGVLMLVIAVYATWLAVQRRRVPGWFVAIFALSFLVALLGWVGAGDRVPFVYLLTGAIAFSVPVVLGALAGVLGERVGVVNIAIEGQLLMGACMAAFVGTLTNNLLLGLSAAVISGALVGMVLAVFAVRYAVEQIIVGVVVNVLVAGVTSFLYTTLMTRDEARYNNPGTLPFIKIPFLSEIPVFGPVLFNQRITTYLMFILIPLIAIALSKTRWGLRLRAVGEHPLAADTVGINVPRTRFWVVTGAGLLAGLGGAAMSIGSVGSFVRDMSAGQGYIALACVILGRWNPWAATAAALLFGFSKQFGVWAGQSGSGIPSDLIAMIPYIVTLIAVGGFVGRSVAPAAVGKAYTKAEG; this is encoded by the coding sequence ATGACTGAGCTCAAGCTGGCCGGGGTCGGCAGCGATACGCCTGTGCGTCGCCCGATCGACTGGCGCGCCCCGATTACGCTCAGCGTGGTCGCCGTGCTCGGATTCGTCGTATTTGGCCTGCTCGGCCGCGACCAGACCGTGACCTTCTCGTGGGCGTCGCGCGGCGTGCCCACCTTCATCCCTGACTGGGTCGCAAACTCGCAGGTCGTCGGTTTCGCGACCGGCGTGCTGATGCTCGTCATCGCGGTCTATGCGACCTGGCTTGCGGTGCAGCGGCGTCGGGTACCCGGTTGGTTTGTAGCCATCTTCGCGCTCTCCTTCCTCGTGGCCCTGCTCGGCTGGGTCGGCGCGGGGGACCGGGTGCCGTTCGTGTACCTGCTCACCGGCGCGATCGCGTTCTCCGTCCCCGTCGTGCTCGGCGCGCTCGCGGGCGTGCTCGGCGAGCGGGTCGGCGTCGTCAACATCGCGATCGAGGGCCAGCTGCTGATGGGCGCCTGCATGGCCGCCTTCGTGGGCACCCTGACCAATAACCTGCTGCTCGGGCTCTCGGCCGCCGTGATTTCCGGCGCGCTCGTCGGCATGGTGCTCGCCGTGTTCGCAGTGCGATATGCCGTCGAGCAGATCATTGTCGGTGTGGTCGTCAACGTGCTCGTCGCGGGCGTCACGAGCTTCCTGTACACGACGCTGATGACCCGCGACGAGGCGAGGTACAACAACCCGGGCACCCTGCCCTTCATCAAGATCCCGTTCCTGTCCGAGATTCCGGTCTTCGGCCCCGTGCTGTTCAACCAGCGCATTACGACGTACCTGATGTTCATTCTGATTCCGCTCATCGCAATCGCCCTCTCGAAGACCCGCTGGGGCCTGCGCCTGCGCGCCGTCGGCGAGCACCCGCTCGCGGCCGACACCGTCGGCATCAACGTGCCGCGCACGCGGTTCTGGGTCGTCACCGGTGCAGGCCTCTTGGCCGGCCTCGGCGGCGCGGCGATGTCGATCGGCTCGGTCGGCTCGTTCGTGCGAGATATGAGCGCTGGACAGGGCTATATCGCGCTCGCCTGCGTCATCCTCGGGCGCTGGAACCCGTGGGCCGCGACGGCCGCCGCACTGCTGTTCGGATTCTCCAAGCAGTTCGGGGTGTGGGCCGGCCAGTCGGGCTCAGGGATCCCGAGCGACTTGATCGCGATGATTCCCTACATTGTGACGCTCATCGCCGTCGGTGGCTTCGTCGGGCGCTCGGTCGCGCCGGCCGCGGTCGGCAAGGCCTACACGAAGGCGGAGGGCTAG
- a CDS encoding cytidine deaminase, with protein MTDIDWVSLRAASIEAMGRAYAPYSEFPVGCAALVDDGRIVTGCNVENASYGVGLCAECALVGQLHLSGGGRLVAFDCVDGSGATLMPCGRCRQLLYEASAPGMLLNTVSGIRTIDEVLPDAFGPRQLEEYAERPDQG; from the coding sequence ATGACCGACATCGACTGGGTCTCGCTTCGTGCGGCCTCGATCGAGGCGATGGGTCGCGCGTACGCGCCCTACTCGGAGTTCCCCGTCGGCTGCGCCGCGCTCGTGGACGACGGCCGCATCGTCACCGGCTGCAACGTCGAGAACGCGAGCTACGGCGTCGGGCTCTGCGCCGAATGCGCGCTCGTCGGCCAGCTGCACTTGAGCGGCGGCGGTCGGCTCGTCGCGTTCGACTGCGTCGACGGAAGCGGGGCGACGCTCATGCCCTGCGGCCGTTGCCGGCAGCTGCTGTACGAGGCGTCCGCGCCGGGCATGCTCCTGAACACGGTCTCCGGGATCCGGACGATTGACGAGGTGCTGCCCGACGCGTTCGGCCCGCGCCAGCTCGAGGAGTACGCGGAACGTCCAGACCAGGGATGA
- a CDS encoding DHA2 family efflux MFS transporter permease subunit gives MAAPQPIRPWPALWSLVIGFFMILVDTTIVSVANPTIKDALGTDLNTTLWATSAYLLAYAVPLLITGRLGDRFGPRRIYLIGLVVFTISSLACGLSGSIEALIVARVFQGFGASMMTPQTMAVITRIFAPMERGAAMAIWGATAGAATLIGPILGGLIIDSLGWEWIFFINVPIGIIAFVLAMRNVPALQTHPHRFDLIGVALSAVGLFLLVFGIQEGESYNWGQIWGPISVWGLIIAGAIVMVIFVVWQRVQKGEPLLPLRVFRDRNFAVGNLAITTVGFSVTGMALPLIFYAQTVRGMTPTQSALLMVPMAVLSGVLAPFVGKLIDRGDPRWIAPLGLFLMAVGLGAYSLVMTPDAPIWMLLIPSVILGFANAGMWGPLASLTTYNLSPALAGAGSGVYNTTRQVGAVLGSAAMAVVMQARLAAELPAAAGGGAGMGGESASGVLPEALHEGFSAAMAQSLLLPAAVVLLGAAVALFFARRGAPKHEQERTGAAK, from the coding sequence ATGGCCGCCCCTCAGCCCATTCGCCCCTGGCCTGCGCTCTGGTCGCTGGTCATCGGCTTCTTCATGATCCTGGTCGACACCACGATCGTCTCGGTTGCCAACCCGACGATCAAGGACGCCCTTGGGACCGACCTCAACACGACGCTCTGGGCGACGAGCGCGTACCTGCTCGCGTATGCGGTGCCGCTACTCATCACGGGTCGCCTGGGCGATCGCTTCGGGCCGCGTCGGATCTACCTCATCGGGCTCGTCGTCTTCACGATTTCGTCCCTCGCCTGTGGCCTGTCCGGTTCGATCGAGGCGCTGATCGTCGCCCGCGTCTTCCAGGGCTTTGGCGCGTCCATGATGACGCCGCAGACGATGGCGGTCATTACCCGCATCTTCGCGCCGATGGAGCGCGGTGCCGCGATGGCGATCTGGGGCGCGACCGCGGGCGCCGCGACGCTCATCGGGCCGATCCTCGGCGGCCTCATCATCGACTCCCTCGGCTGGGAGTGGATCTTCTTCATCAACGTGCCGATCGGCATCATTGCCTTCGTGCTCGCGATGCGGAACGTCCCCGCCCTGCAGACCCACCCGCACCGCTTCGACCTCATCGGTGTGGCGCTCAGCGCGGTCGGCCTGTTCCTCTTGGTGTTCGGCATTCAAGAGGGTGAGAGCTACAACTGGGGCCAGATCTGGGGCCCGATCTCGGTCTGGGGCCTCATCATCGCTGGCGCCATCGTCATGGTGATTTTCGTGGTGTGGCAGCGCGTGCAAAAGGGCGAGCCGCTCCTCCCGCTTCGCGTCTTCCGCGACCGCAACTTCGCCGTCGGCAACCTCGCGATCACGACGGTCGGCTTCTCCGTCACGGGCATGGCCCTGCCCCTCATCTTCTACGCGCAGACCGTGCGCGGCATGACTCCGACCCAGTCGGCGCTGCTCATGGTGCCGATGGCGGTGCTCTCGGGCGTGCTCGCCCCGTTCGTCGGCAAGCTGATAGATCGCGGCGACCCCCGTTGGATCGCCCCGCTGGGGCTGTTCCTCATGGCCGTCGGCCTCGGCGCGTACTCGCTCGTGATGACGCCCGACGCCCCGATCTGGATGCTCCTCATCCCGAGCGTCATCCTCGGCTTCGCGAACGCCGGTATGTGGGGCCCATTGGCCTCGCTCACCACCTACAATCTGTCGCCCGCGCTCGCGGGGGCAGGATCCGGGGTCTACAACACCACCCGCCAGGTGGGCGCGGTGCTTGGCTCGGCCGCCATGGCCGTGGTCATGCAGGCGCGCTTGGCTGCCGAGTTGCCGGCCGCCGCCGGCGGGGGAGCGGGAATGGGTGGCGAGTCCGCCTCCGGAGTGCTCCCCGAGGCGCTGCACGAGGGGTTCTCCGCGGCGATGGCCCAGTCGTTGCTGCTGCCGGCGGCGGTCGTGCTGCTGGGTGCCGCCGTTGCGCTCTTCTTCGCTCGGCGCGGGGCGCCCAAGCACGAGCAGGAGCGGACGGGCGCCGCGAAATAA
- a CDS encoding ABC transporter ATP-binding protein: MGGGGGRGGGRVSSGDFAAQRAANRQAPTVANLGPRILDLFRPYRAPLIAIIGLVIVSAALGIAPPLLTQRIFDDGLFPKTGGPNLDLLLWLVIAMVAAFALSSAIGLVQTLLTARVGNRVMGDLRIRLFSHLQAMELGFFTRTKTGVIQSRLQNDVGGVSNVLTNTVSNVVGNTVTVIAAFITMLVLSWQLTVVALLLMPVLVIAQRRVGQVRARIAGQTQESLSEMTSITQEALSVSGVLLAKTYSRQRAETERYSDENATQIHLQVKQSMSGQGFFALVNIFLSAVPAAVYLISGWLISGGDMTITAGTIVAFTTVQARLLFPMMALMRVALDLQTSKALFARIFEYLDLRPAIVDRPDARPPVAAPGSARIAFEDVVFRYPDQTPDERPTLDHVSFTVEPGEFVAFVGASGSGKTTISYLVPRLYDASEGTVRFGPDDVRELQQEALMDQIGMVTQESYLFHATIAENLRYAKPDATDAELEAAARQANIHDTIAGFTEGYDTIVGERGYRLSGGEKQRIAIARVLLKNPPVLILDEATSALDTVSERVVQRALDSARSGRTTIAIAHRLSTVIDADRIYVFGAGRILQHGTHESLLAEGGPYAELYAQQGGTAV, from the coding sequence ATGGGTGGCGGGGGCGGTCGCGGCGGAGGCCGAGTGTCGAGTGGCGATTTTGCCGCGCAGCGGGCGGCTAACCGCCAAGCGCCGACGGTGGCGAACCTCGGCCCCCGCATCCTCGATCTGTTCCGCCCCTATCGGGCGCCGCTCATCGCCATTATCGGTCTCGTCATCGTCTCGGCGGCCCTCGGCATCGCCCCGCCGCTCTTGACCCAGCGCATCTTCGACGATGGGCTGTTCCCCAAGACTGGCGGCCCGAACCTTGACCTCCTGCTCTGGCTTGTCATCGCGATGGTGGCGGCGTTCGCGCTCTCCTCGGCGATTGGGCTTGTGCAGACGTTGCTCACTGCGCGGGTCGGCAACCGGGTCATGGGCGACCTGCGGATCCGGCTGTTCTCGCACCTGCAGGCGATGGAACTCGGCTTCTTCACCCGCACGAAGACCGGCGTGATCCAGTCCCGCCTGCAGAACGACGTCGGCGGCGTCTCGAACGTGCTCACGAACACGGTCAGCAACGTCGTCGGCAACACGGTGACGGTCATCGCGGCGTTCATCACGATGCTCGTGCTCAGCTGGCAGCTCACGGTGGTTGCGCTCCTACTCATGCCCGTGCTCGTCATCGCGCAGCGCCGGGTGGGCCAGGTGCGCGCGCGCATCGCGGGGCAGACGCAGGAATCGCTGTCCGAGATGACCTCGATCACGCAGGAGGCGCTCTCGGTGTCGGGGGTGCTGCTCGCGAAGACGTACTCGCGCCAGCGGGCCGAGACCGAGCGCTACTCCGACGAGAATGCGACGCAGATTCACCTGCAGGTGAAGCAGTCCATGAGTGGCCAGGGCTTCTTCGCCCTCGTGAACATCTTCCTCTCGGCAGTCCCCGCCGCCGTCTACCTCATCTCGGGCTGGCTCATTTCGGGCGGCGACATGACGATCACCGCCGGCACGATCGTCGCGTTCACGACGGTGCAGGCGCGGTTGCTCTTCCCGATGATGGCGCTCATGCGCGTCGCCCTCGACCTGCAGACCTCGAAGGCGCTGTTCGCCCGCATCTTCGAGTACCTCGACCTGAGGCCAGCGATCGTGGACCGCCCGGACGCGCGGCCCCCGGTCGCGGCTCCCGGTTCGGCGCGCATCGCGTTCGAGGACGTCGTCTTCCGCTACCCCGACCAGACCCCTGACGAGCGCCCGACCCTCGACCACGTGTCGTTCACGGTCGAGCCGGGTGAGTTCGTGGCGTTTGTCGGCGCTTCAGGATCAGGCAAGACCACGATCAGCTACCTCGTGCCGCGCCTGTATGACGCCAGCGAGGGGACCGTCCGCTTTGGCCCCGATGACGTGCGCGAGCTGCAGCAGGAAGCGCTCATGGACCAGATCGGCATGGTGACGCAGGAGTCGTACCTGTTCCACGCGACGATCGCCGAAAACCTGCGGTACGCGAAGCCCGACGCGACGGACGCCGAGCTCGAGGCGGCGGCCCGCCAGGCCAACATCCACGACACCATCGCGGGCTTCACGGAGGGCTACGACACGATCGTCGGCGAGCGCGGCTACCGGCTCTCGGGCGGCGAGAAGCAACGCATCGCGATCGCGCGCGTGCTGCTCAAGAACCCGCCGGTGCTGATTCTGGACGAGGCGACGAGCGCGCTCGACACCGTGAGCGAGCGGGTCGTGCAGCGTGCGCTCGACAGCGCCCGGAGCGGCCGCACGACGATCGCGATCGCACACCGGTTGTCCACCGTCATTGACGCCGATCGCATTTACGTGTTCGGCGCGGGGCGGATCCTGCAGCACGGAACCCACGAATCGCTGCTCGCCGAGGGCGGGCCCTACGCCGAGCTGTACGCGCAGCAGGGTGGCACTGCGGTCTAG
- a CDS encoding 23S rRNA (pseudouridine(1915)-N(3))-methyltransferase RlmH yields the protein MAIRILAVGKKHESWVLDGIDRYEKRLAKPWQTKWQLLPHSAREGEAARAEESERILSKVGPDDFLVLLDERGKNLDSPELSRTVRSALDASRPVTLVIGGAYGVDDRVRSRANVVWSLSRLVFPHQLVRLIIAEQLYRAQEIAGGRPYHHV from the coding sequence ATGGCAATCCGGATCCTGGCAGTGGGCAAGAAGCACGAATCGTGGGTGCTTGACGGGATCGACCGATACGAAAAGCGCTTGGCGAAGCCCTGGCAGACGAAGTGGCAGTTGCTGCCGCACTCGGCGCGCGAGGGTGAGGCAGCGCGGGCCGAAGAGTCGGAGCGGATCCTGTCGAAGGTCGGGCCGGACGACTTCCTGGTGCTGCTCGACGAGCGCGGCAAGAACCTGGACTCGCCGGAGCTCTCGCGCACGGTGCGGAGTGCGCTTGACGCTAGCCGACCCGTGACGCTCGTGATCGGCGGCGCCTACGGGGTGGACGACCGGGTGCGCTCGCGGGCGAACGTCGTGTGGAGTCTGTCGAGGCTTGTGTTTCCACACCAGCTCGTGCGGCTCATCATCGCGGAGCAGCTCTACCGCGCGCAGGAAATCGCCGGGGGGCGGCCGTACCACCACGTCTAA
- a CDS encoding helix-turn-helix domain-containing protein: MDLPSSRLPARALGKRMKEIREALNISQHDLSELAHVDPSNIGRIERGQANPKLDTMTRIATALDTSVSDLTRYVTAEHVAPIERRITAADLIRAREEQLRERDAQ; this comes from the coding sequence ATGGATCTCCCCTCTTCTCGCCTCCCGGCGCGTGCCCTCGGAAAGCGCATGAAGGAGATCCGTGAAGCGCTCAACATCAGCCAGCACGACCTGTCCGAGCTGGCGCACGTCGACCCGAGCAACATCGGGCGCATCGAGCGCGGCCAGGCGAACCCCAAGCTCGACACCATGACGCGCATCGCGACCGCCCTCGACACCAGCGTCTCTGACCTCACCCGGTACGTCACCGCCGAGCACGTCGCCCCGATCGAACGCCGCATCACTGCGGCCGACCTGATTCGCGCCCGCGAAGAACAGCTGCGCGAGCGCGACGCCCAATAG
- the nrdH gene encoding glutaredoxin-like protein NrdH — MAITVYTKPSCVQCTATYRALDSKGIEYNILDLSEDPSALEAVKELGYLQAPVVVTDDEHWSGFRPDKIAELAGRLAD, encoded by the coding sequence ATGGCGATCACCGTCTACACCAAGCCGTCGTGCGTGCAGTGCACCGCGACCTACCGTGCGCTCGACAGCAAGGGTATTGAGTACAACATCCTCGACCTTTCGGAGGACCCTTCGGCGCTCGAAGCCGTCAAGGAGCTTGGTTACCTGCAGGCGCCCGTCGTGGTGACTGACGATGAGCACTGGTCGGGCTTCCGCCCCGACAAGATCGCGGAGCTCGCCGGCCGTCTGGCCGACTAA
- the nrdI gene encoding class Ib ribonucleoside-diphosphate reductase assembly flavoprotein NrdI, producing the protein MANLVYFSSVSGNTHRFVEKLGHPALRIPIFAHDEPLHVSEPFVLILPTYGGGPDTRAVPKQVIRFLNDERNRNHLRGVIAAGNTNFGEAYGLAGDIIARKCAVPHLYRFELFGTPDDVTAVHEGLEHFWRLQ; encoded by the coding sequence GTGGCAAACCTGGTGTACTTCTCGAGCGTTTCGGGAAACACGCACCGGTTCGTCGAGAAGCTCGGCCACCCGGCCCTCCGCATCCCGATCTTCGCCCACGATGAGCCACTTCACGTTTCCGAACCTTTCGTGCTCATCCTCCCCACATACGGTGGCGGGCCCGACACACGCGCTGTCCCCAAGCAGGTCATCCGGTTCCTCAATGACGAGCGAAACCGGAACCACCTGCGCGGGGTCATCGCGGCGGGCAACACCAACTTCGGCGAGGCCTACGGGCTTGCGGGCGACATCATCGCCCGCAAGTGCGCGGTGCCTCACCTCTATCGATTCGAACTTTTTGGTACACCGGACGACGTCACCGCCGTCCACGAAGGATTGGAACACTTTTGGAGACTGCAGTAA